The following coding sequences lie in one Mus musculus strain C57BL/6J chromosome 11, GRCm38.p6 C57BL/6J genomic window:
- the Qrich2 gene encoding glutamine-rich protein 2 isoform X1 → MPPSLVANRVSLRELADLAIGTPEVGAVNFTALHTLIVSILKSLNLQEVLIDFHYPSTETGRGTESLHGTHSAPHLPTSKEKHQSLPRLSQTPQELENQVKDLGNQVLDLTKQFKTMDNKVQGMATQIDQISVPELQQEEEIALVTQQVSLTKFSKIYESEEMMEKPEPTVKMPTEMVQLKPSRTPSLTKPTSVLQDLIEDVKILKQASELQELLQRFNELEKLVKSREEYLDLLSRRLNLLAPGGEEITMVTWEELEQVIGDGWRASKGSSDSSTATVGKHKFTSSDLLPSGMFLRAADQALDSTGGIERISSRDQSRSTTAFRDMAREPSQVISETDRQTYARRDEQLPGQTQRGGIPRTEPFGMDQPRLIDAVMPTTTGQLGVKPPEMYGQELVPVDKAQSGGLPPSGPDKELKKLSTIQLGTVPPSTYQQGMMLPGMDREGTEQAAVRDSGQGPWPTAQQGLIAVGVDQHGLPIPGTGQQGLPPQHMDQRGLVTPGTDQRAFSPSLSDERTLVSLGLMQVSTDQQGFRQSSLTSRFIQPGAEQLRVEQRGVAQPGLDRRSSVPVGTERRASLQALAEKRSSVPIEVEQQSLAQSRAGQQGLGQPSTVSGGLIQPGTDQHLVPPGVDQPSLIQPGAFPLSLAQLGADQQGLIQTDTGQPVWVQPSTDQSGGVQPGAYLPGWVQPSVDQRDLVQVGMDQQELRQPGAVQPGLVQPGAYAPGLMQVGASQDGLLQPGMDQLGLVQPGTAWSLVQPDVDQLDMAQPHGILPGLAQPRGVLPGMVQPGAVQPGVLQPGAVQPGVLQPGAVQPGVLQPGAAQPGLVQPGAAQPGLVQPGAAQPGVLQAGAVQPGVLQAGAVQPGMVQQGPVQPGVLQAGAAQPGMVHPGAAQPGMVQPGSVQPGMVQLGAVQPGVLQAGAVQFGMVQPGAVEPGVLRAGAVQLGMVQPGAVQLGVFRAGAVQPGVLQAGAVQPGMVQQGPVQPGVLQAGAVQPGMVQQGPVQPGVLQAGAVQPGMVQQGPVQPGVLQAGAVQPGMVQQGPVQPGVLQSGAVQPGMVQPGILPSGWGQPVAYSLGLGQPGIGQYGLVQPRVDRYGFVQPGVARGLLQPSDSQRALMQPGVGQVEWIQPGMSRRDLVQPGADESGLAQGGMAQQGLVQSGMARQGLAQPGMARQGVAHPGMARQGVAHPGKARQGVAHPGKARQGVAQPDLAQPGAPSEDKFGLAQPIVDQSAFMQPGMDQRGLVQPRMYQYGFVDPSDLQRNFLQPRGVLPRLVQPVVDQGGPLQAGLAQSRMVQPITDQRGPVQPETLQPRQVQPSTSRRGLVQSLLTPYGLMQPGAAQLGLVQPGMEQLGEERRGLLQPGMDQPGLLQPGTDQPGLLQPGADQPGLLQPGADQPGLLQPGADQPGFLQPGADQPGFLQPGAARLDRIQPGMVEPGAGPQGLGQPDLAPPPFIHPGIFPRGIFQPATLPRGFRQPTPTQPDFVTPSIDLRFPTMEVEPQQPQLPQLYQLPTALQTRQGILPEGVHRISGQKAKTRTVEVQYDIEEAGLPEEVQRVEVDTQVSWELSHLDSAAPTAPEQVITDSRTQDSWNYLQQFSSVSETRREQQRQESLPPSFPMAVETLRLIGELISLYLELKEQLKDLDEELAGQTDFEKIQYLITMIVKKTIPQDLAEQLKSLKTLNKEVRQDKAKLEKIQKFVDSAADTTGGKGVKPNHLSLQLGILRVTVSDIEKELNELRESQDRGKATMENSVSEASLYLQDQLDKLRTIIESMLGSSSTLLSMSITPHKSTACLVPGQIDPEATCPACSLDVSHQVSLLVQRYEQLQDMVSGLAASRPSKKAKLQGQDEELLGHVQSAILQVQGDCEKLNITTSNLIEDHRQKQKDIEVLYQGIERLDKEKANREHLEMEIDEKADKSALASKVSRIQFDATTEQLNHMMQELVAKMSGQEQDWQKLLDKLLAEMDSKLDRLELDPLKQMLEDRWKSLRQQLKERPPLYQADEAAAMRRQLLAHFHCLSCDRPLETTVTGQVISVTPIISSMPGHRSVRPYTVFELEQIRQQSRNLKLGSSFPRVDMSQMERSVGRLHSMHSRMLMDMEKVQVHFGGSVKASSQMIRELLHTQCLSHPCYKRGADTADYSYSTVSRRCGGSHTLTYPYRRNRPQHLSPLEEIQIAMKHDEVDILGLDGHIYKGRMDTRLPGILGKDAPGVTKHNKAKLQQLQQLQQLQQLQQLQQLQQAQHARPHAHRQPSLGNMISPPSRPQSAQMIADSKAVPSGQKKDRPVSSEGRLLQSNVSHSSIPTDIASLQGSQQGLNMHIDVPPGEGLEEPTRGPRSTAAH, encoded by the exons ATGCCGCCCTCATTGGTGGCCAACAGGGTCTCCCTCCGGGAGCTAGCCGACCTGGCAATTGGCACTCCAGAGGTGGGCGCGGTGAACTTTACGGCCTTGCACACACTGATAGTGTCCATTCTCAAGAGCCTCAACCTCCAAGAAGTTCTTATCGACTTCCACTACCCATCGACTGAGACTGGCCGCGGAACTGAGTCTCTGCATGGCACTCACAGCGCCCCGCATTTGCCAACCAGCAAAGAGAAGCATCAGAGTCTACCTAGGCTGTCACAGACTCCACAAGAGCTAGAAAACCAGGTGAAGGACTTGGGTAACCAGGTACTGGACCTCACCAAACAGTTTAAAACTATGGACAACAAAGTACAGGGCATGGCCACACAAATAGACCAGATCTCAGTCCCTGAACTCCAGCAGGAAGAGGAGATAGCTCTGGTGACCCAACAGGTATCCCTAACAAAGTTCTCCAAGATCTATGAATCTGAGGAGATGATGGAGAAGCCTGAGCCCACAGTCAAGATGCCCACCGAGATGGTACAACTAAAGCCCTCAAGGACTCCCAGCCTGACCAAG CCCACGAGTGTGCTCCAAGACCTCATAGAAGATGTGAAAATTCTGAAGCAGGCTTCTGAGCTGCAG GAACTCCTTCAACGTTTTAATGAACTGGAGAAACTAGTTAAAAGCCGAGAAGAATACCTG GATCTATTAAGTCGGAGGCTGAATCTTCTTGCTCCGGGTGGTGAAGAAATCACCATGGTCACCTGGGAAGAGCTAGAACAAGTGATTGGTGACGGCTGGAGGGCCTCCAAAGGG AGCTCGGATTCGTCCACAGCAACCGTTGGCAAGCACAAATTTACCTCAAGTGACCTCCTTCCGAGTGGAATGTTTCTCAGAGCTGCTGACCAGGCTCTGGATTCCACTGGTGGTATAGAAAGAATCTCCAGCAGAGATCAAAGCAGATCTACTACTGCATTTCGGGATATGGCCCGTGAGCCATCCCAGGTCATATCCGAGACAGATCGCCAGACATATGCAAGAAGAGATGAGCAACTCCCTGGTCAGACTCAACGTGGTGGGATACCCAGGACGGAACCATTTGGCATGGATCAGCCTAGATTGATAGACGCTGTGATGCCCACCACTACGGGTCAGCTTGGTGTAAAGCCCCCCGAAATGTATGGCCAGGAATTAGTACCTGTTGATAAAGCTCAGAGTGGTGGGCTGCCACCATCAGGACCTGACAAGGAACTGAAAAAACTGAGTACAATCCAGCTTGGTACAGTTCCACCTAGCACGTATCAGCAAGGCATGATGCTTCCTGGAATGGACCGAGAGGGCACGGAACAGGCTGCTGTGCGTGACAGTGGTCAGGGACCATGGCCCACGGCTCAGCAAGGGTTGATAGCAGTAGGCGTAGATCAGCATGGATTGCCGATACCAGGCACAGGCCAGCAAGGACTGCCCCCACAACATATGGATCAGCGGGGTTTGGTAACACCTGGTACAGACCAACGTgcattctctccatctctttcagATGAACGTACCTTGGTGTCACTTGGTTTGATGCAAGTTAGTACAGATCAACAAGGTTTTAGACAGTCCAGCTTAACGTCACGCTTTATACAACCTGGTGCAGAACAGCTCAGGGTAGAGCAGCGTGGTGTAGCGCAGCCTGGTTTAGATCGGCGCAGTTCAGTGCCTGTAGGGACAGAACGGCGGGCTTCATTGCAGGCTCTTGCAGAGAAACGTAGTTCAGTGCCCATTGAGGTAGAACAGCAGAGTCTGGCACAGTCTAGGGCAGGTCAGCAAGGTTTAGGACAACCTAGCACAGTTTCGGGTGGTTTGATACAGCCTGGCACAGACCAACATTTGGTGCCTCCTGGTGTAGATCAGCCTAGCTTGATTCAACCTGGTGCATTTCCACTTAGTTTGGCACAACTTGGTGCAGATCAGCAAGGTCTAATACAAACAGACACAGGGCAGCCTGTTTGGGTTCAACCAAGCACAGATCAGAGTGGCGGGGTACAGCCTGGTGCATATCTGCCCGGTTGGGTACAGCCTAGTGTAGATCAACGTGACTTAGTACAAGTTGGAATGGATCAGCAGGAGCTGAGACAACCTGGTGCAGTTCAGCCCGGGCTGGTGCAGCCAGGTGCATATGCACCTGGGTTGATGCAAGTTGGTGCAAGTCAGGATGGTTTGCTTCAACCTGGAATGGATCAGCTTGGTCTGGTACAGCCTGGTACAGCCTGGAGTTTGGTGCAGCCTGATGTAGATCAGCTTGATATGGCACAACCACATGGAATTCTGCCTGGCCTGGCACAACCACGTGGAGTTCTGCCTGGCATGGTCCAACCAGGTGCAGTTCAGCCTGGTGTGTTGCAACCAGGTGCAGTTCAGCCTGGTGTGTTGCAACCAGGTGCAGTTCAGCCTGGTGTGTTGCAACCAGGTGCAGCTCAGCCTGGCTTGGTCCAGCCAGGTGCAGCTCAGCCTGGCTTGGTCCAGCCAGGTGCAGCTCAGCCTGGTGTGTTGCAAGCAGGTGCAGTTCAGCCTGGTGTGTTGCAAGCAGGTGCAGTTCAGCCTGGCATGGTCCAGCAGGGTCCAGTTCAGCCTGGTGTGTTGCAAGCAGGTGCAGCTCAGCCTGGCATGGTCCATCCGGGTGCAGCTCAGCCTGGCATGGTCCAGCCGGGTTCAGTTCAGCCTGGCATGGTCCAGCTAGGTGCAGTTCAGCCTGGCGTGTTGCAAGCAGGTGCAGTTCAGTTTGGCATGGTCCAGCCGGGTGCAGTTGAGCCTGGTGTGTTGCGAGCCGGTGCAGTTCAGCTTGGCATGGTCCAGCCGGGTGCAGTTCAGCTTGGTGTGTTTCGAGCAGGTGCAGTTCAGCCTGGTGTGTTGCAAGCAGGTGCAGTTCAGCCTGGCATGGTCCAGCAAGGTCCAGTTCAGCCTGGTGTGTTGCAAGCAGGTGCAGTTCAGCCTGGCATGGTCCAGCAAGGTCCAGTTCAGCCTGGTGTGTTGCAAGCAGGTGCAGTTCAGCCTGGCATGGTCCAGCAAGGTCCAGTTCAGCCTGGTGTGTTGCAAGCAGGTGCAGTTCAGCCTGGCATGGTCCAGCAAGGTCCAGTTCAGCCTGGTGTGTTGCAATCAGGTGCAGTTCAGCCTGGCATGGTCCAGCCTGGTATACTTCCTAGTGGTTGGGGGCAGCCTGTTGCATACTCACTTGGCTTGGGCCAACCTGGTATAGGTCAGTATGGTTTGGTTCAGCCAAGAGTTGATCGATATGGTTTTGTGCAGCCCGGTGTAGCACGTGGTTTACTCCAACCTAGTGACAGTCAGCGCGCTTTGATGCAACCTGGAGTAGGTCAAGTTGAGTGGATACAACCTGGAATGAGTCGTCGTGATTTAGTACAACCTGGTGCAGATGAGAGTGGTTTAGCCCAAGGTGGAATGGCTCAGCAGGGTTTGGTACAATCTGGCATGGCCCGGCAGGGTTTGGCACAACCTGGCATGGCCCGGCAGGGTGTGGCACACCCTGGCATGGCCCGGCAGGGTGTGGCACACCCTGGCAAGGCCCGGCAGGGTGTGGCACACCCTGGCAAGGCCCGGCAGGGTGTGGCACAACCTGACTTGGCACAACCTGGAGCACCTAGTGAGGACAAGTTTGGCTTGGCACAGCCTATAGTGGACCAGAGTGCTTTTATGCAGCCTGGCATGGACCAACGTGGCTTGGTACAGCCTAGAATGTACCAGTATGGTTTTGTGGACCCTTCTGATCTTCAGCGTAACTTCTTGCAACCCAGAGGAGTTTTGCCTAGGTTAGTCCAGCCTGTCGTGGATCAGGGTGGTCCGCTGCAGGCTGGACTGGCTCAGTCTAGGATGGTGCAGCCTATCACGGATCAGAGAGGCCCGGTGCAGCCTGAAACTCTTCAGCCTAGGCAGGTGCAGCCTAGTACAAGCCGTCGAGGCCTGGTGCAGTCTCTCCTGACTCCGTATGGCCTGATGCAGCCAGGTGCAGCTCAACTTGGTTTGGTGCAGCCTGGCATGGAGCAGCTAGGGGAAGAAAGGCGTGGCTTACTGCAGCCTGGCATGGATCAGCCTGGTTTGTTGCAGCCTGGGACAGATCAGCCTGGTTTGTTGCAGCCTGGGGCAGATCAGCCTGGTTTGTTGCAGCCTGGGGCAGATCAGCCTGGTTTGTTGCAGCCTGGGGCAGATCAGCCTGGTTTCTTACAGCCTGGGGCAGATCAGCCTGGTTTCTTACAGCCTGGGGCAGCTAGGCTGGACAGGATACAGCCTGGGATGGTTGAGCCTGGTGCAGGCCCTCAGGGTTTGGGTCAGCCTGACTTGGCCCCACCTCCTTTTATTCACCCTGGTATATTTCCTCGTGGTATATTTCAACCTGCTACACTTCCACGTGGTTTCAGACAACCCACTCCAACTCAGCCAGACTTTGTAACACCAAGCATAGACCTTCGCTTTCCAACAATGGAGGTTGAACCTCAGCAACCACAATTGCCCCAGTTATATCAGCTTCCTACAGCACTCCAAACCAGGCAAGGTATACTTCCTGAAGGGGTCCATCGGATCTCAGGTCAAAAAGCCAAGACAAGGACAGTTGAAGTTCAGTATGATATAGAAGAGGCTGGCCTGCCTGAAGAAGTCCAGAGAGTTGAGGTGGATACCCAGGTCTCTTGGGAGCTAAGTCACCTTGACTCGGCTGCCCCAACTGCCCCAGAACAAGTTATCACCGACTCCAGGACTCAGGATTCCTGGAACTATCTCCAGCAGTTCTCATCAGTAAGCGAGACTCGTCGAGAGCAGCAGCGGCAGGAGTCACTGCCTCCAAGCTTCCCCATGGCGGTGGAAACACTGCGCCTGATCGGGGAGCTCATCTCCCTCTATTTAGAACTGAAGGAACAGTTGAAAGACTTGGACGAGGAACTGGCCGGCCAGACTGACTTCGAGAAAATCCAGTACCTGATCACAATGATAG TCAAAAAGACCATACCCCAGGACCTGGCAGAGCAGCTGAAGAGCCTAAAGACGTTGAACAAGGAAGTTCGGCAGGACAAGGCAAAA CTAGAGAAGATACAGAAGTTTGTGGACAGTGCTGCTGACACCACCGGAGGGAAGGGAGTGAAACCTAACCATCTGAGCTTGCAGCTGGGCATCCTCAG AGTCACCGTGTCTGACATCGAGAAGGAGCTGAACGAGCTGAGAGAGAGCCAGGACCGAGGCAAGGCCACCATGGAGAACTCTGTCTCTGAGGCGTCTCTTTACCTACAGGATCAG CTGGACAAGCTCAGAACCATCATTGAGAGCATGCTGGGCAGCTCCTCCACGCTGCTCTCCATGAGCATAACCCCACACAAGTCCACCGCCTGCCTAGTGCCCGGCCAGATCGACCCCGAGGCCACCTGTCCGGCCTGCAGtctggatgtgagccaccaagtcAGTCTGCTGGTCCAGCGCTACGAGCAGCTACAGGACATGGTCAGTGGCCTCGCTGCCTCCAGACCCTCCAAGAAGGCCAAGCTGCAGGGCCAG GATGAGGAGCTGCTGGGCCACGTGCAGAGCGCCATCCTACAAGTCCAGGGTGACTGTGAGAAGCTCAACATTACCACGAGCAACCTCATTGAGGACCATCggcagaagcagaaagacatTGAA GTGCTGTATCAGGGGATAGAAAGGCTGGATAAGGAAAAGGCCAACAGAGAGCACCTGGAGATGGAGATTGATGAG AAAGCCGACAAGAGCGCTCTGGCATCCAAAGTGAGCCGGATCCAGTTTGATGCCACTACAGAGCAGCTGAACCACATGATGCAGGAACTGGTGGCCAAGATGAGCGGACAGGAGCAAGACTGGCAGAAACTTCTGGATAAGCTCCTGGCAGAGATGGACAGcaag CTGGACCGCCTGGAGCTGGATCCGTTGAAGCAGATGCTGGAGGACCGCTGGAAATCACTGCGGCAGCAGCTCAAAGAGCGCCCTCCACTCTACCAGGCCGACGAGGCGGCTGCCATGCGGAG GCAGCTCTTGGCTCATTTCCACTGCTTGTCCTGTGACCGTCCCTTGGAGACAACTGTGACTGGACA AGTCATCTCTGTGACCCCCATAATTTCGAGCATGCCAGGGCACCGTTCCGTCCGGCCTTACACTGTGTTTGAACTAGAGCAGATCCGACAGCAAAGCAGAAA CCTGAAGCTGGGCAGCAGCTTCCCTCGGGTTGACATGTCACAGATGGAGAGAAGCGTGGGGCGTCTGCACAGCATGCACTCCCGGATGCTGATGGACATGGAGAAGGTGCAGGTCCACTTCGGAGGCTCTGTGAAGGCCAGCAGCCAGATGATCCGAGAGCTGCTGCACACCCAGTGCCTCAGCCACCCATGCTACAAACG GGGAGCAGACACAGCAGATTACAGCTACTCGACTGTATCCCGTCGCTGTGGGGGCAGCCACACCCTCACCTACCCCTACCGGCGAAACCGCCCGCAGCACCTGTCTCCACTGGAGGAGATCCAGATCGCCATGAAG CATGATGAGGTTGACATCCTGGGCCTCGACGGACACATCTACAAGGGACGGATGGATACACGGTTGCCAGGCATCCTAGGGAAAGATG CCCCAGGAGTGACAAAACACAACAAGGCTAAGCTCCAGCAGCTCCAACAactgcagcagctgcagcagctccAACAactgcagcagctgcagcaggccCAGCATGCCCGGCCCCACGCACACAGGCAGCCAAGCCTGGGCAACATGATCTCGCCACCCTCTCGGCCTCAGAGTGCACAGATGATAGCGGACAGCAAAGCAG TTCCTTCAGGGCAAAAGAAAGACAGACCAGTCTCCTCTGAGGGGCGTCTCCTGCAGTCGAATGTGAGCCATTCATCCATCCCTACAGACATAGCCAGTCTGCAGGGTAGCCAACAGGGGCTGAACATGCACATTGACGTGCCTCccggggaggggctggaggagcCCACCCGGGGACCACGGTCCACCGCTGCTCACTGA